Part of the Planifilum fimeticola genome, TATATCTTTTAATTTGTATCCTATTTTCAGATGGGGGGTTTTCATGAAAAAAGTCCTGCTTTCCTTTCTAGCCACACTCGTTGCCGTTTCGATCTCCGTACCGACCGCATCCGCGGCCAAAGACATCTTCAAGAACTGGAACGAGCTGTCTTCGCACTACCAAGAGGGCAAGGATTTCACCATCGAAACCCAATCCACATCCAATGATGTCATCATTCTGGCCATTCACGGCGGAAGGATCGAAAAAGGAACCAGCGAGTTGGCCAAAGCCATCGCAAAAGACGATCACAGCTACTACATCTTCCACGCCCACGTCTACCACGACACCAACCAGGATCAGCGCAACGATCTCCATCTGACGGCCAAGAACTTCGACGAACCAAGAGCTCTTCAGATGACGGCGCAGAAAAACAAAGTGGTTTCCCTCCACGGTGCCAAAGGCACGGAAAAGATCGTGTACATGGGCGGACTGAATGAATATCTGAGGGACATCATCGACGCTGAACTGTCCGCCGCCGGATTCCGCACGGAAGAGGCTCCCGAAGATCTCAACGGGAACCATCCGGAAAACATCGCCAACAAGAACCGCACCCTGGAAGGGGCACAGATGGAGCTCACCACTGCTCTGCGTGAGGAGCTGCTGGAAAATCCCGACCAGATGGAGAAATTCG contains:
- a CDS encoding poly-gamma-glutamate hydrolase family protein, whose translation is MKKVLLSFLATLVAVSISVPTASAAKDIFKNWNELSSHYQEGKDFTIETQSTSNDVIILAIHGGRIEKGTSELAKAIAKDDHSYYIFHAHVYHDTNQDQRNDLHLTAKNFDEPRALQMTAQKNKVVSLHGAKGTEKIVYMGGLNEYLRDIIDAELSAAGFRTEEAPEDLNGNHPENIANKNRTLEGAQMELTTALREELLENPDQMEKFATAVRKAISKASSHPKGRTYEFGSHNFSNYFWLNNGNPFYLTPEDTILGVQSPLDPSKKQKIRFDIYDQNDKLIVSRSAEAVGHKRFKYILGLPTGYYKIKVVNVSGNPSWIYGGLQY